A single region of the Deltaproteobacteria bacterium CG11_big_fil_rev_8_21_14_0_20_49_13 genome encodes:
- a CDS encoding 16S rRNA (cytosine(1402)-N(4))-methyltransferase has product MHIPVLLNEVIDILGPKSDGVYFDGTLGFGGYAEAMLKKSSPHGKVIATDFDDDAIEASKERLAEFGERFVAVKGNFSSAADIALERNINFDGMVLDLGVSSCQFDKAAKGFSFSKEGPLDMRMDKGSERTASDMVNNYSGRELEEIFKTYGEEKFARRIATKIIEKRNQKVLESTRELEEICFVAYPPNLRHGRVHPATKVFQALRIVVNSELENLERFLKSAPHALNEGGKIVVVSYHSLEDRIVKRGFKSLGGLGGFKVLTKKPVIPTEKETEENPRARSAKLRAIVKNGADIG; this is encoded by the coding sequence ATGCACATACCCGTTCTTTTAAATGAAGTGATCGATATCTTGGGACCCAAAAGCGACGGCGTCTATTTTGACGGCACGCTTGGTTTTGGCGGTTATGCGGAGGCCATGCTCAAGAAAAGTTCTCCGCATGGCAAGGTCATCGCGACCGACTTTGATGACGACGCGATAGAGGCGTCAAAAGAACGGTTGGCGGAATTTGGCGAAAGGTTCGTTGCAGTGAAGGGAAACTTTTCGAGCGCCGCGGACATCGCCCTTGAGAGGAATATCAACTTCGACGGAATGGTGCTTGATCTCGGAGTTTCAAGTTGTCAGTTCGATAAAGCGGCAAAGGGGTTCAGCTTTTCGAAAGAAGGTCCGCTCGACATGAGGATGGATAAGGGGTCTGAAAGAACGGCCTCTGACATGGTCAACAATTATTCCGGGCGCGAGCTCGAGGAGATATTCAAGACGTACGGCGAGGAGAAATTTGCGAGGAGAATAGCCACCAAGATCATTGAAAAAAGGAATCAAAAGGTCCTTGAGAGCACAAGGGAGCTGGAAGAGATCTGTTTTGTCGCGTATCCGCCGAATCTCCGGCACGGGCGGGTGCATCCGGCGACAAAGGTTTTTCAGGCTCTAAGGATAGTCGTTAACAGCGAGCTCGAGAACCTTGAGAGGTTTCTTAAAAGCGCACCACATGCATTGAACGAAGGCGGAAAGATAGTTGTCGTCAGCTATCACTCGCTTGAAGACAGGATAGTGAAGAGAGGATTTAAATCATTGGGGGGGCTTGGGGGATTCAAGGTGCTCACAAAAAAGCCGGTGATACCGACCGAAAAAGAGACGGAAGAAAATCCCAGGGCCCGAAGCGCAAAACTCAGAGCGATTGTAAAAAATGGCGCAGATATCGGCTGA
- the ftsL gene encoding cell division protein FtsL has product MAQISADTFSYAQSQKLLNRQGFGKRSAAVQQKFVKRWAVWLIFATIMALFYVWSRVQMVQLGYEVTTLKSQTNELNKQISNLDVEIAKLKSPKRLKEIAETELNMHAPVAEQIVIIKPEEIE; this is encoded by the coding sequence ATGGCGCAGATATCGGCTGACACATTCAGTTATGCACAGTCTCAAAAGCTTCTGAACAGACAGGGGTTCGGGAAGCGTTCGGCCGCGGTCCAGCAGAAGTTTGTCAAACGCTGGGCGGTCTGGCTCATTTTTGCCACCATCATGGCCCTTTTTTATGTCTGGTCGCGCGTTCAGATGGTCCAGCTCGGTTACGAGGTCACTACCCTAAAAAGCCAGACAAACGAGCTCAACAAGCAGATATCGAACCTAGATGTTGAGATCGCAAAATTAAAATCCCCAAAAAGGCTGAAAGAGATAGCAGAGACGGAACTTAACATGCACGCCCCCGTAGCGGAGCAGATAGTCATAATAAAGCCGGAAGAGATAGAATAA